Proteins from a genomic interval of Methanoplanus endosymbiosus:
- a CDS encoding AAA family ATPase encodes MPEDKHKRPKIDENITDKSPDSYSEKLLLLESEIKKVIIGHESAIRELIIAFAAGGHVLLEGVPGIAKTLLVKTLSECTGCNFSRIQFTPDLLPADITGTKIYRFEKSSFETVKGPVFSNIILADEINRAPPKVQSALLEAMQEKQVTIQGDRHGITPPFFVLATQNPIESEGTYPLPEAQTDRFMLKLMMNYPSKEEEIQIIRNFTGGISPSPEKIIDNSGILEIQSEIRKIYCGSPVENYAAEIVDSTRHPEKYGITHKDYIEFGASPRASISLILSAKAKAMMEKRDYVIPDDLREMARPVLRHRIILNYKAEADGISTEEIIDEILLKVKIP; translated from the coding sequence ATGCCGGAAGATAAACATAAAAGGCCAAAGATAGATGAAAACATCACGGATAAATCTCCGGACAGCTATTCTGAGAAACTTCTCCTCCTCGAATCAGAGATAAAAAAAGTAATAATCGGACACGAGAGTGCAATCCGGGAATTAATAATAGCCTTTGCAGCAGGGGGCCACGTCCTTTTGGAGGGAGTTCCCGGCATTGCAAAGACACTGCTTGTAAAGACACTCTCCGAATGTACAGGCTGCAATTTCAGCAGAATACAGTTTACACCAGACCTTCTTCCGGCTGACATCACAGGCACAAAAATATACAGATTTGAGAAGTCATCCTTTGAAACGGTAAAAGGGCCGGTATTCTCAAACATAATACTTGCCGATGAGATAAACCGTGCCCCGCCAAAGGTCCAGTCCGCACTTCTTGAAGCGATGCAGGAGAAGCAGGTTACAATACAGGGCGACAGGCACGGCATAACTCCGCCTTTTTTTGTCCTTGCAACACAAAACCCAATAGAATCAGAAGGCACATACCCGCTGCCTGAGGCGCAGACTGACAGATTTATGCTCAAGCTGATGATGAACTATCCGTCAAAAGAGGAAGAGATTCAGATTATCAGGAATTTTACAGGCGGCATCAGCCCGTCCCCGGAAAAAATAATAGATAACAGCGGCATTCTGGAGATACAGTCAGAAATAAGAAAGATATACTGCGGTTCTCCTGTTGAAAATTACGCAGCGGAGATCGTTGATTCAACAAGGCACCCGGAAAAATACGGAATAACGCATAAAGACTATATCGAATTCGGGGCATCACCGAGGGCATCAATAAGTCTGATATTATCCGCAAAGGCAAAGGCAATGATGGAGAAGAGGGATTATGTCATCCCGGACGATCTAAGGGAGATGGCCCGTCCGGTTCTGAGACACAGAATAATCCTGAATTATAAGGCCGAAGCAGACGGGATCAGTACAGAAGAGATAATTGATGAGATTCTCTTAAAGGTGAAGATCCCTTGA